The nucleotide window GTCACCAGTCGCAGCGTGACCGCGCGGCGTATCTTATTTTTTGGTCTGGTTTCGAGCACTATTCTCGCTCTGGTATCAGCGCTCACTTATGTGTTCGCGGCAGACGGCCTGCGCGGCATCGAAATCGCAATGATTGTCGTCTTCGCCCTGAATACGCCGTGGATGGTGATCGGCTTCTGGAATGCGGTGATCGGTTTCTCCCTGCTGCATTTCAAGCGCGACTGGCTCCGCTCTGTGACCGGTCTTTCTGGTTTGAAGGACGAGACGTCCGCGATCAGCAGCCGGACGGCGATCGTCATGCCGGTCCATAACGAAAGCCCCGATCTGGTCGTCGGCAATCTGAAAGCCATGACGGACAGTTTGGATGCGACGGGGCTGTCCGATACCTTCGATGTTTTCCTTTTGAGCGACACGACCGATCCGGACATCGCGTTGCGCGAACAAGGCCTGTTCGAGGCATGGCGCGACGGAAACGAGCGCCCGGATCGGCTTCATTACCGGCGCCGGACGGACAACAGTCGTCAGAAGGTCGGCAATATCGAGGATTTCTGCACGCGCTGGGGCGATGGTTTCGACTTCATGATCGTCCTGGATGCGGACAGCGTGATGTCTGGCCCGGCGATCCTGCGCCTGGTTCGGCTTATGCAGCACAACCCCGCGCTCGGCATCCTGCAGACTTTGGTGACCGGTATGCCTGCCAGCAGTGCCTTCGCCCGCATGTTCCAGTTCGGCATGCGTCACGGAATGCGCTCCTACACGACAGGCAGCGCCTGGTGGCAGGGGCCGGACGGACCGTACTGGGGGCATAATGCCATCTTGCGGGTCCAGGCATTTCGGCGAAACTGCGCACTTCCCGCTCTGCCCGGAACGCGTCCGCTCGGCGGGGAGATCCTGAGCCACGACCAGGTCGAAGCGGTCTTCATGCGCCGTGGAGGCTACGAGGTCCGGGTGTTGCCGCTGGAAGATGGCAGCTATGAGGAAAACCCGACGACACTGCCGGATTTCCTGACCCGCGACCTGCGCTGGTGCCAGGGCAACATGCAATATCTCAAATTGTTCCGGCATCCCTCTCTGATCCGTGGCGTCCGGCCGATGGGACGGCTGCAATTGCTGCTTGCCATCATGATGTATACCGGCGCGCCGCTCTGGTTCGCCTTCATGGGGCTGGGGCTGGCGGATCTGTGCCTGTCGGCGGCCTCCAGCGGTGGGACCGCTCCCGCCGTGGCGGCGCCCGGTTTCGGACTGGCCCTGTTTGCGGCCGTCATGGGGATGACCTTTGCGCCAAAACTGTTCGGCATCCTCGATATCGCGCTGCGCCGGGCCGGACGCCTGTCTTATGGCGGTGGCCTGCGGGTTGCCGCCGGAACCTTGCTGGAGACAGTCTTCTCGCTGCTGCTGTCGCCGGTTGTGGCTTTGGCGCAGACCATCTTCGTATTCGGCCTGTTTTTCGGCAAGCGGATACGATGGGACGCGCAGGAACGGGACGACAGGCGGGTGACGTTGCGGGAAGCGCTGGGCGGTCTCTGGCTGCAGACGGCACTTGGAGCCACATTCCTTACGGTGCTTTCACTGGTCGCGCCGCATATCCTGCCGTGGGCCGCGCCCGTGATTGCCGGCCTGCTGGTGTCCGTGCCGTTCGCGGTCGTGACCTCGATGCCGACTCTTGGCCGTTTGTTCCGTCTGTGCGGACTGTGCGCTATTCCCGAGGAAAAACTGGTTCCGGAGGTGCTGCGGGAAGCCCAGGTTAGGGCGCCAGAGCCAGCACTCATCCGGCGCGCCGCGCCGACGGTCCGCCCACTGGCCGATCCGGAGCGTGCCTGACCGGATAGGTATGCCCGCTCTTTTGTTATCATCCGGGCTCGCATAGGGTTCGCTCGCGTTGATAGGGGAGCGGACGGCAATGACGGAACAGCAGGACCAGGCGGTCTGGCAGGTGGTAGCGACACGGGATGTTTACGACAATCCGTGGATCCGCGTTGTCGAGCATGATGTCATCGATCCGAACGGCAACCCGGGCCTCTACTGTGTCGTTCGGGTGAAGGGGTTGGCGGTCGGTATTCTGCCGGTGGATCACCAGGGCATGACTTGGCTCGTCGGCCAACAGCGTTTCCCGCGTGACTATTACAGTTGGGAGCTGCCGGAAGGCGGTGGCTCCTTCGAAGACCCGCAAGGTTCTGCTGAACGGGAACTGCTTGAGGAAACCGGCCTGAAAGCCGGAGGCTGGCAGGAAATCCTGCGCATGGACCTCTCGAACGCGATCACGGACGAGCAGGCAATCGGTTTCATCGCCTGGGACCTTGAAGAAGGGATGGCGCAACCTGAAGCATGTGAGCGGCTTGAGTTGCGGCGCCTGCCGGTGCGCGAGGCGGTCGAAATGGCCCTCAACGGCGAGATCGTGGATGCATTTGCCCAGACCATGTTGCTGAAAGCCGATGCGCTCGCCCGGCGCGGTATGTTACCGGCCGGGCTGGCACTGCATTTCACCGGATAACCCGGAAGAGTTCAGGTCTGCGCCCACATGCGCAGCAGGTTGAGCCGGCCCTTCTCGAGCATTAGAACGGCTTTTTTATCTACATTTGAGCCGGTGAGGATGGCTTGCGTTTCCGCAAGGTCGCTGATGACTTCCCGTTTCAGCGGGTCGGGCACCATGCTTTCCATCCAGGTGATGATGGCGAGGCGCCGCCCGGATGTCACCGGGGTTACATGGTGCAGATAATGTGTCGGGTAGAGCACCGCATCGCCGGGCTCCTCCTTGTAGACCTGATCGCCGAAATCGGTGCTCAGAACCAGCTCTCCGCCCTCATAGGCATCCGGCTTGTTCAGAAATATGGTAATCGAGAGATCCGTGCGCATGCCTGGATAGGGGCCCATCAGCGCCGCGTCGATATGCTCGCCATATTTGTTGCCGGTGGTGTAGGAGGCGAAGATCGGCGATAGGATGCGCCGGGGCAGGGCCTTGATGGCGACCGTCTCGTTGGCTTTCATCGCGCCCATCACCAGTTCCGCCATTTCGCGATACTGGGGGCTGTTCGGTGGTACTTGCGTGTTTTTCTTGATGTCCTTGCCGAGCGGTCCGCCGCTCGAGCTACCATCGATGAATTGCGCCGAAAACAGCTTCGCCGCGATGGTTTTCACCTGATCCTTGTTCAATAGCCCGCGTATGACCGCAACCATGGCCCCAATTTCCCTTCCCGCATGGTAATTGGCCAGCATGGTAACAGGACCGTTTCCAAATACGAGCCTTGATGTGACGCTCGCTGTCGCCAGATCTGTCAGACAGTAATAATCATGGGAGAACCGGATATGGGCATGCTGGTGGACGGCGAATGGCATTCTGACGATGCTGATGCGAAAACGAAGAATGGTCGCTTCCAGCGCCAGAACTCGGCTTTTCGCAATGCTGTCGAAGATGCGCCCGGTGCCCGGTTCGCTCCTGAGTCCGGGCGATATCACCTTTATGTGTCATATGCCTGCCCATGGGCGCACCGCACACTCATCGCCCGATCCCTGAAGGGGCTGGTGCCGCATATCGATATCTCCGTGGTCGATCCGCATATGGGCGATGACGGCTGGTTCTTCGGTGACGATCCGGATGGCACTAACGACCCGGTCAACGGTGCCCGGTTCCTGCGCGAGGTTTATGTGAAGGCAGATCCTTCCTATACGGGCCGCGTCACAGTGCCGGTGCTCTGGGACAAGAAGGAAGGCACGATCGTTTCCAATGAATCCTCCGAGATCCTGCGCATGTTCAACAGCGCCTTTAATGGATTGGAGGATGTGGATGCGGCGCTGGATCTTTATCCGGAGAACCTTCGTGCGGAAATCGATGCCGTGAACGAGGGCGTCTATACCGACATCAATAACGGGGTCTACCGGAACGGATTTGCCGGGACACAGGAAGCCTACGAGGAAGCCTATGATGCATTGTTTGCCCGGCTGGATGACCTCGAGGAAAGGCTTGGCCGGAGCCGGTATCTCGTCGGAAATCGGGTCACGGAGGCGGATTGGCGGCTGTTTGTAACGCTTGTCAGATTCGATGCGGTCTATTTCACGCACTTCAAGTGCAACCGTCAGCGGATTTCCGATTTTCCAAATATTTCCAATTATTTGCGGGATCTGTTCCAGGTCGGTGATGTGGCTGAAACGGTGAATATGCGGCATATCAAGCAACATTATTTCGGCAGTCATAAGAACCTCAATCCCAAGGGCATTGTGCCGAAGGGACCGTTGCTTGATTTCCATCTGCCACATGATCGTGCCCGCCTTCTGGCGGCCTGACGGAAAACCGGCACGCTCTTTGCTTTATCTCTTACCGAGATGCCGGTGCAGTACCGGCCCACGAATGAGAGGAGCAGCACATGTCCCTGACATCGGCGTTGAAAGCGGGTCTGGGTTCCCGCCTGAAGGATCTTTCGGGCAATGGCACCGGTGCCGACTGGGATCCGTATCCCGATGATGGTCAGGACGCTAAATCGACTGCTCCCAGGCTTCCCGCCAAGGCGGCGCCGCAATCGGCTCCGGCGGTGAAGCAGCCGCTTCGCGCAGAACGGGCTGATCGGCCTGGCGCAGCCGTTGCTGCTCCTGCACGGACACCACGCCCCGCCAATGCGAATGCTGCTGCCGAACGGGCAGCTCAGCAGGCGCAGAAGGCCCAACAGGCCCGGCCGGCGGCAGTCAAACAGAGTGCAGCCTGGCTGCACGGCAAAGACAACGCGATGCGGGTCAATCCGCAGCAATATGCCCGCGAGCTGGATCGCTACAGGAATGAGCAGAACCGGCATCTGACGCAGGAAACGGTCATGGAGGTCGCGTCAGGCGAACTCGAAGGCATCGCCCAGATGGCCGCAAAGGCCCGTGGCCGCTACTTCGCCAAGCTGCTAGATGCGGGTGCGCCGCGCCAGGGGTTTCTGCAGGAAGCGGAAATTACCGAGCTCAAGTTCTACCGTGAAATGTACGAGGAAATGACGCAGGGCTTCGAGGCCATGCGGGATGCGATCGAGGCTGGAGATATCTCTGTCTCGGGCATGTCGAAGCGCCGTTAGTCAGGCACATTTAACGGATGCCGCAAAAGCATCTCGACGCGTAGCAAAAATTAAGAGAGTCTGAATTTCTAAAAGCCTGCGGCTTTTCATGCCGCGGGCATAATTTTGCCGCGAATTCAGTATGCACTTTAAAATCAGAACACGGCCTGACGGGAAATTCGTCGAGGGCATCTGCCGTGGCGCCGTAACCGGCGTTTCAATGGTGGAAGCCATCGCAGAAATGCGTCTGGTCGACGGCTATTCCGACGGCCTGGATGCGCTATGGGATTTTCGTGAGGCAGATCTGTCGACTCTCTCGGTCGAGGATATGAAGCTCATCCTCGACTATATGGAACAGACGCCGAAGCGGCGATCTGTCCGTATTGCCGTCCTGGTTTTCAAGGATGCCGATTTCCTGCTCCTCAAGCTCTGGCGCGCGGTTTCCAGAAGCCGGTATGGCCAGACGACGAACGTGTTCTCGAGCCATGATGAGGCTTGTCATTGGCTTGAAGAAAGCCGCACGCCTGACGATTGATGCCTGACGTCGGCATTTATCTCCGCTTACCCGGAAATTCTCCTGATGTCGTATCTTTGGCTGAGCAGGTGCATTGGGCCCTGCCTTGGGGCAGGTGCGTGATCGGGGCTGAGGCCGTCAGACACCTAACAGGTCAAAAAAAGGGCCGCGATTGCGGCCCTTAGCTGGGGAGATGCGCCGTTGCGGAACGGCGCGGGGGATTAGTGGATGGTTGCCGTCGGAACATTGATCTCGATGAAGATGTCGGCGGCAAACCGGTGTTCGTCATGGACGCTGCGCTTGTAGCAATGAGCCTGGTCCAGATCGGCAATAGGCTGTCCATTGTCCAGCTTTTCGAGCAGGCAGGTGTAGCCGATATCGGTCAGGCTTTCGTATTCCTCATCGCTCAGGGCCGGATTAAGTGCCACGAACTGGTCGGCAAAGGCCTCGGCAAAGCGGGACAGGGCACGCCGGCGCAGGCGCCAGGTCTGGTGCTGGAGATGAGTGGCCCAATCGGCGACTGCCTCGACGATGACTTCCGGCAGATGATCGGCCAGCGAGAAGGCGGGCGTCCCGATATTCTGGTTCGCAGCCGTCGTTTCGCCGTGAACCTGGTCG belongs to Nisaea sp. and includes:
- a CDS encoding Fe2+-dependent dioxygenase translates to MVAVIRGLLNKDQVKTIAAKLFSAQFIDGSSSGGPLGKDIKKNTQVPPNSPQYREMAELVMGAMKANETVAIKALPRRILSPIFASYTTGNKYGEHIDAALMGPYPGMRTDLSITIFLNKPDAYEGGELVLSTDFGDQVYKEEPGDAVLYPTHYLHHVTPVTSGRRLAIITWMESMVPDPLKREVISDLAETQAILTGSNVDKKAVLMLEKGRLNLLRMWAQT
- the mdoH gene encoding glucans biosynthesis glucosyltransferase MdoH, which gives rise to MDTGHRMGAGLSVTSRSVTARRILFFGLVSSTILALVSALTYVFAADGLRGIEIAMIVVFALNTPWMVIGFWNAVIGFSLLHFKRDWLRSVTGLSGLKDETSAISSRTAIVMPVHNESPDLVVGNLKAMTDSLDATGLSDTFDVFLLSDTTDPDIALREQGLFEAWRDGNERPDRLHYRRRTDNSRQKVGNIEDFCTRWGDGFDFMIVLDADSVMSGPAILRLVRLMQHNPALGILQTLVTGMPASSAFARMFQFGMRHGMRSYTTGSAWWQGPDGPYWGHNAILRVQAFRRNCALPALPGTRPLGGEILSHDQVEAVFMRRGGYEVRVLPLEDGSYEENPTTLPDFLTRDLRWCQGNMQYLKLFRHPSLIRGVRPMGRLQLLLAIMMYTGAPLWFAFMGLGLADLCLSAASSGGTAPAVAAPGFGLALFAAVMGMTFAPKLFGILDIALRRAGRLSYGGGLRVAAGTLLETVFSLLLSPVVALAQTIFVFGLFFGKRIRWDAQERDDRRVTLREALGGLWLQTALGATFLTVLSLVAPHILPWAAPVIAGLLVSVPFAVVTSMPTLGRLFRLCGLCAIPEEKLVPEVLREAQVRAPEPALIRRAAPTVRPLADPERA
- a CDS encoding glutathione S-transferase family protein, producing the protein MGMLVDGEWHSDDADAKTKNGRFQRQNSAFRNAVEDAPGARFAPESGRYHLYVSYACPWAHRTLIARSLKGLVPHIDISVVDPHMGDDGWFFGDDPDGTNDPVNGARFLREVYVKADPSYTGRVTVPVLWDKKEGTIVSNESSEILRMFNSAFNGLEDVDAALDLYPENLRAEIDAVNEGVYTDINNGVYRNGFAGTQEAYEEAYDALFARLDDLEERLGRSRYLVGNRVTEADWRLFVTLVRFDAVYFTHFKCNRQRISDFPNISNYLRDLFQVGDVAETVNMRHIKQHYFGSHKNLNPKGIVPKGPLLDFHLPHDRARLLAA
- a CDS encoding NUDIX hydrolase codes for the protein MTEQQDQAVWQVVATRDVYDNPWIRVVEHDVIDPNGNPGLYCVVRVKGLAVGILPVDHQGMTWLVGQQRFPRDYYSWELPEGGGSFEDPQGSAERELLEETGLKAGGWQEILRMDLSNAITDEQAIGFIAWDLEEGMAQPEACERLELRRLPVREAVEMALNGEIVDAFAQTMLLKADALARRGMLPAGLALHFTG